The sequence below is a genomic window from Treponema pectinovorum.
TGCAAGGTCTGCATAAATTTCTTTTGTGTGATATGGAGTTGTCGCATAAGAGATTGCCATCTGAACGTGTTTGCCAGTTTTTTTTGCAGCTTTAGTAGCGCGTTCAAGGTTACGAGGGTCGTTGCAAGCATCAAAAATTCTAAAAACATCAACGCCGTTTTTAGAAGCAGCCTCTACGAATTTATCAACAACGTCGTCTGCATAGTGGCGGTAACCAAGCAGGTTCTGTCCACGCAAGAGCATCATGATTTTTGTATTTGGCATTGCCGCATGGAGCTTTCTAAGGCGCTCCCAAGGGTCTTCATTCAAAAAGCGGATACAAGAGTCATAAGTTGCTCCACCCCACGCTTCCGCAGCCCAATAGCCGATTTTGTCAATTTTAGGAGCGATTGGCAACATATCTGCCAAAGTCATACGAGTTGCATGAAGCGATTGAGTTGCATCACGCAGTACGAGTTCAGAAATTCCTATTTTCTTAGCCATTTTATTTTTCCTTTTTGCTTTTAGTTTTTATTGTGCAAGGCAGTTGCAATAGCAGCAACCACAGCCTTTTGATCTGTTGCAACAGAAGTAGCAGGCGCTGCAACAGTTTCTGTTTTTGTTTCTTCTTTATCAAGGTTAAAAGCACGAACTGCAATTCTAAGCAAATTCATGCATCCAATCATGATAATGAGAAAACCGAAAACGACACACATCCCAAGCAGAGTAAGAATTGCACTCTGACTTAGCATAGAACCAATTGTCATATTTCCCCCATGAAAAATGAAATTCAAATAAATATAATTTGAACGATTATAAATAAATAAAGGGCTTTATTCAATATGACAAAAAGGAGCAAACAGTTTGATATATTTTATCTTTAAGAGAAATTACAATGGCTTGCTCGCCGTAAAAACTAAAAAATCGCGACGAATCGAAAAAAAATTGCGTCAAATCCGCCAGCAAAACAATCGCTAAAAAAGGTCTTGCATTCCGTAGAGTTTACCTTTTAAAAGTTCACCGCTTTTCAATTTTGCAACGAGCTTTTCCAAAGCAACAACACTCCCCTT
It includes:
- a CDS encoding OadG family protein, producing MTIGSMLSQSAILTLLGMCVVFGFLIIMIGCMNLLRIAVRAFNLDKEETKTETVAAPATSVATDQKAVVAAIATALHNKN